The Campylobacter concisus ATCC 51562 genome segment GGAAATGAGTGATACATTTATTACGCGCGATGAAGCTTTAAAAGAGCTAGGCATATCTGCACGATCGCTTTACGACAAAGTAAAACAAGGCGCAATAATCGCCAACAAAATAAACTCCAGAGTAATTTATTATTCTCTAAAATCTATACGTGCCTACAAATCAGGCAAAGCGTCTAAGACTTGTTTTGATATAATCGCGTAAATTTAAGAAAGGGTAAAAAAATGACCGATGAAAATCTAATCAAAGCCACGTGTAAAGAGCCAAAAAACGCCAAAGTAACTCACAAGGGCGACTGGAAAATCGCGGACGACATCACGATAGAGTGCTACGTCACCGACGATAAGCGTCGTCTTTTATCTCTGCGCGGGACGGCTCGGGCTATGGATTTAAGAGGCGGAGGTAGCGGCGCATTGCTTAGAAATTTAAAAGCCGCTTGGATACAGCCTTTTTTATCGGACCATCTAAAAATATGGATTTTAGGGGCTGATACGCAAAGTTTGGGTAAAATTTCGGGTGTCGTCGGACCGGCATTTATCCCGTTTGAAGCCGAGCTATTCGTTGATGTTTGCAAAGCTTACGTTATGGCGGACAATAGGGGTATTTTAAACGAAAATCAAAGCGCGATAGCAAAAAGACTGCTCCATATTATGTCTGCATTTGCCAAAGTCGGTATCGTCGCCCTCGTTGATGAAATAACGGGCTATCAAAAAGAGCGCGAAGAAGACGAACTTCAAAAGATACTTTCTAAATACATCTCCGCCGAGTTTTTAGAATGGACGAAGCGTTTCCCCGACGAGTTTTACGAGCAAATTTTTAGGCTCAAAGGGTGGGGCGAGTTTCAAACTCACCACAAAATGCCGCAAATCGTAGGCAAGATAACAAACGAAATAGTGTACAAGCAGCTCCCCGAGGGCGTGCTTGAGGAGCTTAGAAATAAAACGCCCAAAAGCGAAAGCGGAAACAACTTATATAAATTTCATCAGAGCTTAACGCTAGACACGGGCATACCGCACCTTGATAAGCACCTAATATCCGTTATTACGCTTATGAAAGTAGCTGACGATTGGGACGATTTTATCTATCTTTTTAACAAATCGTATTCTAAAAACTATCAGCTACGATTTGATTTTGACAAGGAGAGCAAATGACCGCAGAGGAAAACATCGTTAAGCGCGTATGTAAAGAGCTAGGCATAACTCAAAGGGAGTTGGCGGAGAGGATGAAAGTAAATGAAGTCACAGTGCGACAATGGAGTAGCAAGGGCGAAGTTATGCCGAACGTCGAGGCAACGCTAAATTTGCTTTTAGAAAATCATCGCCTTAAAGCACAGCTGAAAGACCTAAAAAGCTTTGCTGAACTTATCAAGTCGCTTCAGTGACTAGCAGGAACATTTTGTTCTCACTACGCACTAAAAAGCAAAATGTAATTTAAGGCTACCGATTTTACTAAAAACCATAAAATAAAACTACAAAAACTCTTGACAAATGTAAAATAAAACTATATAATCCGTTCACAAATGTAATTTAATACTACACAAAGGAGCGGATTATGAATTCTCTACCTCTATTCCAAATAGAGAGCGACCTACTAGACACTATGGAAGTCGCCAGCAACTACGGCGTTGGCAAAAGAGCTATCACCCAGCACTTCAGCAGAAACCAAGATGAGCTTATCGAGGGAGTGCATTACCATTTAGAAACCAGCCAGCAAT includes the following:
- a CDS encoding helix-turn-helix transcriptional regulator is translated as MSDTFITRDEALKELGISARSLYDKVKQGAIIANKINSRVIYYSLKSIRAYKSGKASKTCFDIIA
- a CDS encoding P63C domain-containing protein gives rise to the protein MTDENLIKATCKEPKNAKVTHKGDWKIADDITIECYVTDDKRRLLSLRGTARAMDLRGGGSGALLRNLKAAWIQPFLSDHLKIWILGADTQSLGKISGVVGPAFIPFEAELFVDVCKAYVMADNRGILNENQSAIAKRLLHIMSAFAKVGIVALVDEITGYQKEREEDELQKILSKYISAEFLEWTKRFPDEFYEQIFRLKGWGEFQTHHKMPQIVGKITNEIVYKQLPEGVLEELRNKTPKSESGNNLYKFHQSLTLDTGIPHLDKHLISVITLMKVADDWDDFIYLFNKSYSKNYQLRFDFDKESK
- a CDS encoding helix-turn-helix transcriptional regulator, encoding MTAEENIVKRVCKELGITQRELAERMKVNEVTVRQWSSKGEVMPNVEATLNLLLENHRLKAQLKDLKSFAELIKSLQ